In Pseudomonas lalkuanensis, the following are encoded in one genomic region:
- a CDS encoding DotU family type IV/VI secretion system protein, which yields MPERSAALYPPEFGEAPLSLAFRQAWLEWRDAWDGLEDADDNDGQLVDRTAETATRIVRRLWRSAFASVGDSAAGQVKAMVYAFVALLDETLVFGNWAGQLAWQERPLEARLYGSRNAGERVPAAIRGLLKERAPATRDLANVYLQCLVLGFHGQLRGERGQAMHERWRQALFTFAWQREPDAAGALQSLARPTRAAPLRMPLRRALPDGLRLGLTILGFALLLSALGHWLWSDIRSELEPVLHLAATQDDGEQPE from the coding sequence ATGCCGGAACGGAGTGCGGCCCTGTATCCACCGGAGTTCGGTGAGGCACCCCTGAGCCTCGCTTTCCGCCAGGCCTGGCTGGAGTGGCGTGACGCCTGGGATGGCCTGGAAGACGCCGACGACAACGACGGCCAGTTGGTGGACCGCACCGCCGAGACGGCGACGCGTATCGTCCGCCGCCTATGGCGCAGCGCCTTCGCCAGTGTTGGCGACTCCGCGGCGGGCCAGGTCAAGGCGATGGTCTACGCCTTCGTCGCCCTGCTGGACGAGACCCTGGTATTCGGCAACTGGGCCGGTCAGCTGGCCTGGCAGGAACGCCCGCTGGAAGCGCGGTTGTATGGTTCGCGCAATGCCGGCGAGCGGGTGCCCGCGGCCATTCGTGGCCTGCTCAAGGAGCGCGCTCCGGCCACTCGCGACCTGGCCAACGTCTACCTGCAATGCCTGGTGCTCGGCTTCCACGGCCAACTGCGGGGTGAGCGAGGGCAGGCCATGCACGAGCGCTGGCGGCAGGCGCTGTTCACCTTTGCCTGGCAGCGTGAACCCGACGCCGCTGGCGCCTTGCAGAGCCTCGCGCGTCCAACCCGGGCGGCGCCGCTGCGCATGCCCCTGCGCAGGGCACTGCCGGATGGCTTGCGCCTGGGGCTGACGATTCTCGGCTTCGCGCTGTTGCTGAGTGCCCTGGGACACTGGCTGTGGAGCGATATCCGCTCCGAACTGGAACCGGTGCTTCACCTGGCGGCCACCCAGGATGACGGGGAGCAGCCGGAATGA
- the tssK gene encoding type VI secretion system baseplate subunit TssK, which yields MKVLPDAVCWHEGMQLLPQHFQLQGLRAEVLAAHFAQAGNPWFWGISQLELDPAALSAGLVRVLALEAILPDGLPVSIKPGEGTVLELDVSAAIAQSATSSATVFLAVNPLGRGGQVLPLRGRLQSAVGDAVPDLASGEHPEPILVWRPAARLVTETGRADSICLPLLRIAKEGGGFVRQAYVAPTPRILPESVLGRSVAALCARTREKCLFLAGRLRQAEQAGNHDDMAETRRQLTALWARLPEVEAALNSRVAAPDRLHGLLVGMAGAWCALDPVAGVPAFAPLDYLDLKRGYDEVLDWLEHALTRVRVGYRTLAFDQVEQGFAIQLPDTQSRRQRLVIGLRMPAGAGEQSAFYWLGQAIIASQGQVPTLARQRMSGLAHQSMSRAEQVAYSVGEDTRLFVLQAAGEWFDPEQKLCIVVPGQAALVGPWQVVLFEANTHEFA from the coding sequence ATGAAAGTTCTGCCTGACGCGGTGTGCTGGCATGAGGGCATGCAGTTGTTGCCCCAGCATTTCCAGCTGCAAGGGTTGCGCGCGGAGGTTCTCGCCGCCCATTTCGCCCAAGCCGGCAATCCATGGTTCTGGGGCATTTCCCAACTCGAACTCGACCCCGCTGCCCTCAGCGCTGGCCTGGTGCGCGTACTTGCCTTGGAAGCCATCCTGCCCGATGGCCTGCCGGTGAGCATCAAGCCGGGTGAGGGCACGGTGCTGGAACTGGACGTGAGCGCCGCCATCGCCCAGTCCGCGACTTCCAGCGCCACCGTCTTTCTCGCCGTCAATCCGCTGGGCCGTGGCGGCCAGGTGCTGCCGCTGCGTGGCCGCCTGCAATCGGCGGTGGGCGACGCGGTGCCGGATCTGGCCAGCGGCGAACACCCCGAACCCATCCTGGTCTGGCGGCCCGCCGCGCGACTGGTGACCGAGACAGGCCGCGCCGATTCCATCTGTCTGCCGCTATTGCGCATCGCCAAGGAGGGCGGCGGCTTCGTCCGCCAGGCCTATGTGGCGCCAACGCCGCGCATTCTTCCCGAATCCGTCCTGGGCCGATCCGTCGCCGCGCTCTGCGCCCGCACGCGGGAGAAGTGCCTGTTCCTCGCCGGCCGACTGCGCCAGGCCGAGCAGGCCGGTAACCATGACGACATGGCTGAAACCCGTCGGCAGCTCACCGCGCTCTGGGCGCGACTGCCGGAAGTGGAGGCGGCGCTCAACAGCCGGGTGGCCGCGCCGGACCGCCTGCACGGCCTGCTGGTGGGCATGGCCGGCGCCTGGTGCGCGCTTGACCCGGTGGCCGGCGTGCCGGCCTTCGCACCCCTGGATTACCTCGACCTCAAGCGCGGCTACGACGAAGTGCTGGACTGGCTGGAGCATGCCTTGACCCGTGTGCGGGTTGGCTATCGCACCCTGGCTTTCGACCAGGTGGAGCAAGGCTTCGCAATCCAGTTGCCCGATACCCAGTCGCGCCGCCAGCGCCTGGTGATCGGCCTGCGCATGCCGGCCGGGGCCGGCGAGCAGTCGGCCTTCTACTGGCTGGGGCAGGCCATCATCGCTTCCCAGGGCCAGGTGCCTACCCTCGCGCGCCAGCGCATGAGCGGCCTGGCGCACCAATCCATGAGCCGCGCCGAGCAGGTCGCCTACAGCGTGGGTGAAGACACCCGCCTGTTCGTACTCCAGGCCGCCGGGGAGTGGTTCGATCCCGAGCAGAAACTCTGCATCGTGGTGCCCGGCCAGGCGGCGCTGGTGGGACCCTGGCAAGTGGTGCTGTTCGAAGCCAACACACACGAATTCGCCTGA
- a CDS encoding type VI secretion protein has translation MKQGRFISTSKFVLLAAAILLGGCSDLLGPRVQLDNLTLDVAARANDDTPIAVDFIAVRDPELLKVLSGITARQWFTDREQYRRDYQKQFSVWSLELVPGQFMEAREFPLAGDSAAGLLVFAGYNTPGAHRLRLDEQSRAWLRFDSREMRLLSENEQ, from the coding sequence ATGAAGCAGGGACGTTTCATTTCCACCTCGAAATTCGTGTTGCTGGCCGCGGCGATCCTGTTGGGAGGCTGCTCCGATCTTCTCGGGCCGCGGGTCCAACTGGACAACCTGACCCTGGACGTCGCCGCGCGCGCCAACGACGATACCCCCATCGCCGTCGACTTCATCGCCGTGCGCGATCCCGAGTTGCTCAAGGTGCTTTCCGGCATCACTGCGCGGCAGTGGTTCACCGATCGCGAGCAATACCGCCGCGACTACCAGAAGCAGTTTTCCGTCTGGAGCCTGGAGCTGGTTCCCGGGCAATTCATGGAGGCTCGCGAGTTCCCGTTGGCGGGTGATAGCGCGGCTGGACTTTTGGTCTTTGCCGGCTATAACACACCCGGTGCTCACCGCCTGAGGCTGGATGAGCAGAGCCGTGCCTGGCTCAGGTTCGATAGCAGGGAAATGCGCTTGCTGAGCGAGAACGAGCAGTGA